The Deinococcus sonorensis KR-87 genome includes a window with the following:
- a CDS encoding SDR family NAD(P)-dependent oxidoreductase, with protein MSEQTRVTVITGAAQGIGRRTAERCAERGDRLALLDLQPSEVPAGADALVLTGDLSDEQVVLGHTAAILERFGRVDALVNNAGISFITPAEDTTAAGFRRVLDVNLLAPFLLSRELGRVMLQQGSGSIVNVASVAGLLGIADRAAYNASKHGLIGLTRTLAAEWGGRGVRVNAVCPGWVKTEMDVADMGSGAYSDADIEARVPMGRFAAPDDIAAAILYLTDASASPFVNGIALSVDGGWAADGSWDTLRLRKR; from the coding sequence TCACGGTCATCACGGGAGCGGCGCAGGGCATTGGGCGGCGTACGGCCGAGCGGTGTGCAGAGCGGGGCGATCGGCTGGCCCTGCTGGACCTGCAGCCCTCCGAGGTGCCGGCCGGCGCCGACGCCCTGGTCCTGACCGGCGACCTGAGCGACGAACAGGTGGTGCTGGGCCACACCGCCGCCATCCTGGAGCGCTTCGGCCGGGTGGACGCGCTGGTGAACAACGCGGGCATCAGTTTCATCACGCCCGCCGAGGACACCACCGCCGCAGGCTTCCGGCGGGTGCTGGACGTGAACCTGCTGGCCCCCTTCCTGCTGAGCCGCGAACTGGGGCGCGTGATGCTGCAGCAGGGCTCTGGCAGCATCGTAAACGTGGCGTCGGTGGCGGGCCTGCTGGGCATCGCGGACCGGGCCGCCTACAACGCCAGCAAGCACGGCCTGATCGGGCTGACCCGCACCCTGGCCGCCGAGTGGGGCGGGCGCGGCGTGCGGGTCAACGCGGTGTGCCCCGGCTGGGTCAAGACCGAAATGGACGTGGCGGACATGGGCAGCGGCGCCTATTCCGATGCGGACATTGAGGCGCGGGTGCCGATGGGCCGCTTTGCCGCCCCGGACGACATCGCGGCGGCGATCCTGTACCTCACCGACGCCTCGGCCAGCCCCTTCGTGAACGGCATCGCGCTGAGCGTGGACGGTGGCTGGGCCGCCGACGGCAGCTGGGACACGCTGCGGCTGCGCAAGCGCTGA